The sequence CAAGTACCTTGTGGCCTCTTTCGACATAATCAATTCGACTGATAATCACGGGAACACAGCGCTGCATGTAGCGGCCTACCGAGGGCACCAACCTGTCGTGGAAGCCTTGGTTGCTGCGTCTCCATCAACCTTGTCAGTTGTCAACAACGCCGGTGACACGTTTCTCCACTCGGCAGTTACAGGATTCAGGACCCCAGGATTCCGACGGCTCGACCGCCAGTTGGAGCTGATGAGGTACCTCATACGCGAGAGAACCGCGGATATCCAGAAGATCATCAACCTGAGAAACGACGCGGGCCTTACAGCTCTTCACCTGGCTGTGGTTGGCTGCGCACACCCGGATCTCGTCGAGCTACTGATGGCCACCCCGTCCATCGACCTGAACGCTGAAGACGCTAATGGCATGACCGCGCTGGCGCTGCTGAAGCAGCAGCTGCGCTCAGCGACGTCCGACCGGCTCATCAAGCAGATCGTCTCTGCCGGAGGGGTCTTGAACTCCAGCATCCTGAGAACCCGGTCAGCCATCGCTTCTCAGATCAAGATGCAGGGCGGGATCGCGAGCAGCCCCGGCACCACTTTCAAGGTATCGGATGCGGAGATATTCCTGTTCTCCGGCATGGGAGCGGCGGAGTCTCTGAGGCCAAGCTCCTGCTCCAGCAACGGGAAGGATGATGACCCTACTCACGCAGACGCAGACTGCGCCGAGAACCGTGGATCGTCGGAGAAGAGGCTGAGCTCCGCGAGCCGGGCCAAAGACCGCCTCAAGATGATGCTGAGATGGCCTCGCCACAAGGACAAGACGCCCAAGAAGTCAGAGGACAGCAGCCCGCTGGGGTCGATCAGCAGGCTGAACGAGCACGGGGCCGAGACCCCTGCTCCGCTGAGGCAGAAGTTTACCAAGACGACGGCGCTCAACGGCAAGCGGACCCTAGCGGTGAAGAGCTCCACCCCGAGCTCCTCATCCACCAAGAAGAAGCTCAACACGAAGCTCATCCACGGCATCATGGAGGCCATGCCACAGCTGGCGCCATCTACGGCGCGGTCCGCGTCCCCGACGGACACTTTCCTGAGGTCCTCGGTATCGTCCACGCCGCAGCCGCTGGCGAAGCTGAAGGACATCTGCCTCGACGACGAGATCTCCATGGTGACGCCGCCCGCCGGCAGGCTGAAGGATAGTGACGACGCCATGGAGGACCCCTCGTGCTCCAACAACTCGTCCATGGACGACGGCTGTGGCGCCGGGACGGCAGAGAGCGCGGCCCGGAAGCACGGGTGCGGCAACGGGAGGCTCATCAACATCTGCTTtggcgcgcagggcctcaccgtgGAGGACTCGGCGAGCGGGCAGCAGACGAGCAAGATGTTCAAGCAGCAGTGCCTCAGGGTGTCCTGATTGACGGCGTGGTGTCTCGACTACAACAGCGTGGTGTGATTGGTTTGGTGTCTCGCGTGCAGCTATGTGTGCTTGTTTGCTTTGCTCCTTGCACAGCCAGCGGTGAACTGGTGATCCAATGAACTTGTGCTTGTGTTAACTGTGACGTTGACGAATCCACAGCTCTTTAACTTCCTCAGTGTCAGGTCGTGCATTCTTCAAACAAATCACCGTTGATCAATCACTTCCTCGAATTTTATTTTACAGCCTACAAACTGTGACGGACGGGTCAGCAAACGAGGTGCATGTTCAAAACAAACGGAGTGCATCATGTATGTTCAAACGATCAGAGCGCTTGCGTCCTGATGAACAGATGTCACACGgatctgtggcagaacctcccaagttattggacccacatgcacctgtccttatcTCAAAGACTTCAGATGGATGGTTGTGCatatgcaccagataacttaacaggatccgtccgagtgtcctaAGGACCCCGAataaaaccacttacaaccagaaccgcgggattaagtaaacacaaatcacacaccaacaattttgcagtggaaatcttattaccaaattttacatgttacatcaagttttacaatgtacatgatcggagtgattacaaaagtgattcaaagaaataactttaaaatgttataaattatttctaagtttgaaatatattttAGCTCAAgtaaccatcctcaataagaagtatagaagggttactgttgggaccatgcttcgtctccgaaggtcctgcagaaaataaacagcttcggctgaagctgcttgaacgtaATGCCGAAGATATCAtttatgaagcttcggtattacagcatgtccgaagatgagggatcgaaccgacttaaagatagaatgactttttagtccataaaggtctgagtcaatgttgtaaacttttatgaggggcatggttgtaattcctcacaggttgtgccctgtgcctataaatagtgaacaatattcccctactgttcacacattcttgtaattgcaaacgcatcactcgggaattattgtgtgtcaaggcagaggtataaatgtatctaaactttatattcaaacatcttaaattcatataataagatatatgaaggatgtcatttatttccaatatatttatcttcaatgtttcacgttttacattactttgtattatctttataagtttaattacgaaggtgaaaccttcgtaacattatgatcatgaccttcgtccgaagttcattaaatccttgtggagataatgtttcggcggacgaagggcattgatatttaacattttatgttgctttgttcttaattcatagcatttgagaacaagaccccaacattggcgcccacctccggtgaactcacttccacttttttgagctgatggcttcgttcaacaatcaagctggagctgcttcggctccgaagctggtactcccgataacaggcggatcatgctcagagccagccaacaagaagcagaagaaggaggcacagagaagggtacaacatgtcggggtgcaaggacccttcatca is a genomic window of Zea mays cultivar B73 chromosome 5, Zm-B73-REFERENCE-NAM-5.0, whole genome shotgun sequence containing:
- the LOC100278358 gene encoding uncharacterized protein isoform X1; this translates as MERSCYFPLRWESTGDQWWYASPIDWAAADGHYDIVRQLLHLDPNLLIKLTSLRRIRRLEALWDDDARFADAARNRASVARSLLLECECRNHRPGAGENTLLRAGYGGWVLYAAASAGDAAFVRELLERDPLLVFGEGEYGVTDMFYAAARGGSADVFRLLLDHAMSPRCSTSCRNGEASARRSSVFRLEMMSRAVHAAARGGSVEMLRELLDESSVSTYLDIRGSTVLHAAAGRGQLQVVKYLVASFDIINSTDNHGNTALHVAAYRGHQPVVEALVAASPSTLSVVNNAGDTFLHSAVTGFRTPGFRRLDRQLELMRYLIRERTADIQKIINLRNDAGLTALHLAVVGCAHPDLVELLMATPSIDLNAEDANGMTALALLKQQLRSATSDRLIKQIVSAGGVLNSSILRTRSAIASQIKMQGGIASSPGTTFKVSDAEIFLFSGMGAAESLRPSSCSSNGKDDDPTHADADCAENRGSSEKRLSSASRAKDRLKMMLRWPRHKDKTPKKSEDSSPLGSISRLNEHGAETPAPLRQKFTKTTALNGKRTLAVKSSTPSSSSTKKKLNTKLIHGIMEAMPQLAPSTARSASPTDTFLRSSVSSTPQPLAKLKDICLDDEISMVTPPAGRLKDSDDAMEDPSCSNNSSMDDGCGAGTAESAARKHGCGNGRLINICFGAQGLTVEDSASGQQTSKMFKQQCLRVS